aggttttctatttttgtttaattttgttttaggCTAAACGCAGGTTGCGTTTTTTAAgccaaaaaattcaaaacttttttaaaatccACAAAACACAGGTTGCGTTTTGTTAGTATTAGAAACTTTTTCTTAAAAGTCCCAAAACGCAGGTTGCGTTTTGTacacaaaataatatttaaatccaCATCTTTGCCTATAAATATGAAGTCCAGTTTcattcatcttcatcttcactTCTCCTCTTATTCTTTCTTGCATAAAGTCCTTAGTAGGGTGTTTTTTGGCAGATAACTGTGTCAAAAAATAGAGTTAGTTGAGGCTGAAGTTATGGAAGGTGTTGCAAATTTGCGAGTATATTATAACGGTGAGGTTATAACAAACACACATGAAGGAGTGACTTTTGTTTGTGAATGTCCGTTGTCATTTGTTATTCCATGTACCATGAGTTTTGTCGAGTTGCAAAATGGTCTTTGTAATAACATTCAAAGTCACATTTTGAAAAGGGTGAGCAATCTTTTATACAGAAGTCCTGTGCAAGTATTTGGGGGGCTAATACAGtttcaaataaataatgcccATCACTGACGATGCCAGTATGCAGCAGATGTTGTATATTTATCAACAAACTCGATCTCACATGCCGATGTGATAGAGCTGTACGTTGAGTTTGAACAGTAGTCGGGGATGCGTACGGTCGACAACAAGGTCAATGTTGATGAGCTCGGAGATATCGATtgggaagaaaataataatgatagcGAAGAGGAATTCGAAACTAACTATGAAGTCGATGACGAAAACGATGACGGAGAATTGGCAAGCAATCCGGTGGTGCAAAATGAAACGAATGCCATTGTAAGCTAACACCCGTTTGGTGTTCCGTCTTTTATGCGGACTCTAGATCTCAAAACCATTCATGCCTCAGAGTATGCGAATACAGGTATGTTATGATTATTAACTCAAGTTTCCTATAGTGCTTAATTTATTTGCCTTGTCTGATTGATGGTGGCGCGCATGTCGTAGGTGAAGGCAACGTTGCGGTGGAAGATAACGAGTTTAATGTCGGAATGGAATTTGGCTCGAGAGAGTCGGTGATATCTGCAATCAAAAGCTACACAATCTCTAGAGGAGTTGATTACACTGTGTATGAGTCTGAGCCGTAGACATTCTATGCGAAATGCAAGGGGTATGGTGCAAGGTGTGACTGGCTTATTCGAGCTAGCTTGATTCGAAAAAAAAGCTTGTTGGGAGATCAGGAGATACAATGGCAAGCACACGTGCACCATGGGCACGATTTCACAAGATCATACCAAGTTGGACTCAGATACAATTGCAAATGCCATTAGACTATTGGTCGAAGCAGACCCCTCGATAAAGGTGAAATCTGTTATTGCAGAAGTCCAAGGCAAGTTCAACTACACTGTGAGTTACCGCAAGGCTTGGTTGGCAAAGCAGAAAGCTATCGCAAAAATTTCCGGTGATCGGGAAGTTTCTTACCAGACTCTGCCAGTATGGTTGAAAGCAATGATAGTGAAGATGTCAAGGTCTCGTGTTCAAATTAAAACGCTCCCCGTTTACCGTGAGAGTGAAGAGGTTCAAGGTATAAGAGTTCTGTACCGAGTTTTTTGGAGCTTCTATCCGTGTATTATAGCATTCAGACACTGCAAGCCACTGGTGCAGGTTGATGGCACGCACTTGTATGAAAAATACAAAGGTGCACTTCTGATAGCGGTTGCACAAGATGGGAATCAAAACATTGTGCCAATTGCATTTTTGATTGTCGAGGGCGAGACAGCAGACGCATGGGAGTTTTTCCTAATCAATTTGCGGAGATATGTTGTTACCATTGATGGTGTGGGTATTATTTCTGACTGCCATACCTCCATCGACGCTGCAATAGCTCGCAGTAACGGTGCATGGTCACCACCAAGGGCGTGGCACATGTACTACATCAGGCACATCGGGTCCAACTTCTTAAGGAGGTTCAAGGCTCCATATTTGCATAAACTCGTGGTGAACATAGGTATTTCAACTCGCTGTTATGATTCTATTCATAGTAAATTTGTGGCATCTGCTTATGATTAAATGCTTTGTTCAACAGGCTATTCTAGGAGGAGCAAGAGTACAACAAAAATTACCAAAGGCTTAAAGAGCGGGGTGAGGCATATACACAATGGTGCGATGAGATCAGTGTTGAGAGATGGGTGTCGGCATTCGATGGTGATCATTGTTGGGGACATATGACGACAAATTTGGTAGAGTGCATAAATTCTTTCCTGAAGGGTGCACGCAACCTTCCTGTGACTGCCCTTGTCCTGTCAACTTTCTATCGGCTGAATGAGTTGTTTACTCAGAAAAGTACCGAGGCTCATGAGCGTCTCTGCAACGGATTCACGTATTCAGAATTTACAACAAAGAGAGTTGAAGAAAGCTTCCGACGTGCAGAAAATATTGTGGTCAACTGGTTCGAAAGGCGCAACGAGATGTTTGAGGTTTGCGAAATGCAAGATGGTACCATTTACACTATTAACCTTGCACAATGACACTGCAACTGTGGCTATTTCCAGGTCGAGCGACTTCTATGTCGCCACGTGCTTGCATGTTGCACCAACCAGCGTCTTGATTGGCAAGTGCACGTACACGATGTGTACAAGATGTCTAAAATTTGCAAGGTGTACAGAGGTGAGTTTGTTCCGATAGGTGACCCATCTACGTGGGATAGATACGAAGGAGCGAAGGTGATCGCCAACTGGACATTGAGGCACACGACGAAAGGAAGACCAAAGTCAACCTACTACTCGAATGAGATGGATTCGCGTGATATGCGTGGTCCTCGCCGGTGCACTATATGTGGACGCGAGGGACATAGCCGCAGCCGATGTCCTTAGCGCGCAGGTCCAAGCTCCGCTGGAGGTCATTAGTGGTTAAGCTTTTCAATGTAACTTTGTTATGACCTACTTCACAATTATATGTTACTTTTTTTGTAACCCCGTCATTTACTTTAACCTAGTTaacaatttataataaataaagcttTTAACCtcgttatttaattttttagagaaTAAAATTTCGAGCCAAACAGAGTTATACGAGAACAAAACTAAATATGTCAGAATAATAATACTGAACAGAAGTTTCTAAATATAATATACGACACTGAATACAAATCTAAATACAACACTGAATACAAGATCAACGGCAACAAACTACTTTCTCGGTGCCTTCTTCGAATACAAGGATGGGGTGTATTTGTCCGGAGGCGCAGTCTATGTCCGTAGGTTATATGGATGACCCTGAGACACACCGGCATCCATTCCACTACCAACGTCAAGACCACCGAAATATGTCATGCTCGCACCACCAGTGTCATACAAACCGGAGCCACCCATCCCCAGAGCACTCGCTCCACCAAGATCATACCAGTGCTGCAAGTAGTATCCCAAGTCTCCCTCTTCGTGCTGCGGGTACTCATTCAAATCAAACAACTGGTCGCGTGGTGGAACGGAAGGACCAGACGGATCTACATGACCCGTCGAATGATCAAAGTCGAAGTCACTAGCATGACCTGAAGTGGTGCGACGACCAGTAGACTGCTGAGATGTAGCAGGCCCTTCCTGCGGTGGCGTCGGAAATAGATAATCTGTATCCCTCAGGACCTGATCGAAGCTGATGGTGTCAAATCCACCCAACAGACTAAAGTGACCCTCAGCTGGAATTACCAGCTGTGGTAAGTAGTCCTCAGGTGCCTAAGGAGGCTGTGGTTCCGGTATATATGGTACCTCCCGCTGATATGCCGACCATTGCTGGGAATATGCCGGATCCTGAAACTGCTGCGCATATGCTGAATCCTGAAACTGCTGGGCATGTGTCGGATCCTGAAGCTGCTGCACATATGTCGGATCTTGAAACTGTTGAGCATATGACAGCATTTGATATTGGTGCTCGTATGCCGGGACCTGATAGTGGTGCTCATACACCGTAAcctaattaacaattaattacaattaataataattaatgataATAGATAAACCTAAACAAT
The genomic region above belongs to Arachis stenosperma cultivar V10309 chromosome 5, arast.V10309.gnm1.PFL2, whole genome shotgun sequence and contains:
- the LOC130980512 gene encoding uncharacterized protein LOC130980512 translates to MGTISQDHTKLDSDTIANAIRLLVEADPSIKVKSVIAEVQGKFNYTVSYRKAWLAKQKAIAKISGDREVSYQTLPVWLKAMIVKMSRSRVQIKTLPVYRESEEVQGIRVLYRVFWSFYPCIIAFRHCKPLVQVDGTHLYEKYKGALLIAVAQDGNQNIVPIAFLIVEGETADAWEFFLINLRRYVVTIDGVGIISDCHTSIDAAIARSNGAWSPPRAWHMYYIRHIGSNFLRRFKAPYLHKLVEEQEYNKNYQRLKERGEAYTQWCDEISVERWVSAFDGDHCWGHMTTNLVECINSFLKGARNLPVTALVLSTFYRLNELFTQKSTEAHERLCNGFTYSEFTTKRVEESFRRAENIVVNWFERRNEMFEVERLLCRHVLACCTNQRLDWQVHVHDVYKMSKICKVYRGEFVPIGDPSTWDRYEGAKVIANWTLRHTTKGRPKSTYYSNEMDSRDMRGPRRCTICGREGHSRSRCP